One Porphyromonas pogonae genomic region harbors:
- a CDS encoding V-type ATP synthase subunit A: MATKGIVKGIVSNLVTIEVDGPVSQNEICYITVNGIALMSEVIKVIGSSAYAQVFESTRGMRINDPVEFTGHMLEVTLGPGMLSKNYDGLQHDLDKMDGVFLKRGEYTYPLDDDKEWEFKPLAKVGDKVQCGAWLGQVDENFQPHKIMVPFTFQGSYTVKSLSPEGSYKVNDTIAVITDSEGNDHDISMVQKWPVKKAITCYREKPRPHKLLETGVRVIDTINPIVEGGTGFIPGPFGTGKTVLQHAISKQAEADIVIIAACGERANEVVEIFAEFPHLIDPHTGRKLMERTIIIANTSNMPVAAREASVYTAMTIAEYYRSMGLKVLLMADSTSRWAQALREMSNRLEELPGPDAFPMDLSAIIANFYARAGFVHLNNDATGSVTFIGTVSPAGGNLKEPVTENTKKVARCFYALEQERADRKRYPAVNPIDSYSKYLEYPEFEQYIAEKVGNKWIEMVNEVKMRLHQGKEISEQINILGDDGVPLEYHVVFWKAELIDFVILQQDAFDDVDCNTSLERQEYMLKKVMELCHSNFTFDTFVDVSEYFKQMINIFKQMNYSEFNSEEFKKFESQLQELVNKRLSTK; this comes from the coding sequence ATGGCTACAAAAGGAATTGTTAAAGGAATTGTCTCCAACTTGGTGACAATTGAAGTTGACGGGCCTGTTTCTCAGAATGAGATTTGTTACATCACAGTCAATGGTATTGCCTTGATGAGTGAAGTAATTAAGGTGATAGGTTCCTCTGCATATGCTCAGGTTTTTGAGAGTACGCGCGGTATGCGTATCAATGACCCGGTAGAATTTACAGGACATATGCTTGAGGTTACTCTGGGTCCGGGTATGCTCTCCAAAAATTATGATGGTTTGCAACATGATTTGGATAAGATGGATGGGGTATTCCTTAAACGAGGAGAATATACTTACCCCTTGGACGATGATAAAGAGTGGGAGTTTAAGCCCCTTGCGAAAGTGGGCGATAAAGTACAATGTGGAGCTTGGCTTGGACAAGTGGATGAAAACTTCCAACCACATAAAATTATGGTTCCCTTTACTTTTCAAGGGAGTTATACTGTAAAAAGTCTATCGCCCGAAGGCTCATATAAGGTAAATGATACTATAGCTGTTATTACAGACAGCGAGGGCAATGACCATGATATCTCTATGGTTCAGAAATGGCCTGTAAAAAAAGCTATAACATGCTATAGAGAAAAGCCCAGGCCGCACAAACTTCTTGAAACAGGAGTACGTGTTATTGATACTATCAATCCTATTGTAGAAGGTGGTACGGGGTTTATCCCAGGACCTTTCGGTACTGGTAAAACAGTGCTACAGCATGCCATATCTAAGCAAGCCGAGGCTGATATTGTGATTATAGCAGCATGTGGTGAGCGTGCCAATGAGGTTGTGGAGATCTTTGCCGAGTTCCCCCACTTGATTGACCCGCATACAGGACGTAAATTGATGGAACGTACCATCATTATTGCCAATACCTCTAACATGCCTGTTGCGGCTCGTGAAGCGTCAGTATACACGGCTATGACCATCGCCGAATATTATAGAAGCATGGGACTCAAAGTCCTTTTGATGGCCGACTCTACTTCTCGTTGGGCTCAGGCTTTGAGAGAGATGTCCAACCGTCTTGAGGAACTTCCCGGGCCTGATGCTTTCCCCATGGACTTATCTGCAATCATCGCCAATTTCTATGCCCGAGCTGGTTTTGTGCATTTGAATAATGATGCTACAGGTTCGGTAACCTTTATCGGAACAGTATCTCCTGCGGGAGGTAACCTGAAAGAGCCAGTTACTGAAAATACCAAGAAGGTAGCACGCTGTTTTTATGCATTGGAACAAGAACGTGCTGATAGGAAGAGATATCCTGCTGTAAATCCTATTGATAGTTACTCAAAGTACTTGGAATATCCCGAGTTTGAGCAATATATTGCTGAGAAGGTAGGAAACAAATGGATTGAGATGGTAAATGAAGTGAAAATGAGACTTCACCAGGGTAAAGAAATTTCAGAGCAAATCAATATCCTCGGGGATGATGGTGTGCCTTTGGAATATCACGTAGTCTTTTGGAAGGCTGAATTGATAGATTTTGTTATCCTTCAACAAGATGCTTTCGATGATGTAGACTGTAATACCTCCCTTGAACGTCAAGAATATATGCTCAAAAAGGTCATGGAGCTTTGTCACTCCAATTTTACTTTTGACACATTTGTTGATGTCAGCGAGTACTTCAAGCAAATGATCAATATATTTAAGCAAATGAATTATTCGGAGTTTAACAGCGAAGAATTCAAGAAGTTTGAATCACAACTTCAAGAGCTTGTAAATAAACGTTTAAGTACTAAATAA
- a CDS encoding chromate transporter produces the protein MIYLQLIWVYIKIGLFGFGGGYAMLSLIQDDVVNNYHWITPQQFTDIVAISQMTPGPIGINSATYIGYTVTGNVWGAMAATLAVMLPSFILVLVISYFFSKFQNNKYVEAVFVGVRPTTIGLVASAALLLSFNAQALLTYIAHPGEISLRSIVVTENFVDTKSLIFFVLAFIATIKKMIHPILLIVIAGILGLVFY, from the coding sequence ATGATTTATTTGCAATTGATCTGGGTTTATATAAAGATAGGTTTGTTTGGCTTCGGTGGAGGCTATGCTATGCTTTCTCTAATCCAAGATGATGTCGTCAATAATTACCACTGGATTACTCCACAGCAATTTACTGATATTGTTGCTATAAGTCAAATGACTCCCGGCCCTATCGGAATCAATAGTGCTACTTATATAGGGTATACTGTTACAGGAAACGTATGGGGAGCTATGGCTGCTACCTTAGCTGTCATGTTACCGTCATTTATTTTAGTCTTGGTAATCTCATATTTCTTTTCCAAATTCCAAAATAATAAGTATGTTGAAGCCGTTTTTGTGGGTGTAAGGCCTACAACTATAGGCCTGGTAGCTTCTGCTGCTCTATTGCTTTCGTTCAACGCTCAAGCTTTGCTCACTTATATCGCTCATCCCGGTGAGATTTCTCTGAGAAGCATAGTGGTTACTGAGAATTTTGTTGACACCAAAAGTCTTATCTTTTTTGTTCTTGCATTTATAGCTACAATAAAGAAAATGATTCACCCTATACTGCTCATTGTAATAGCCGGAATTTTAGGACTCGTGTTTTATTGA
- a CDS encoding V-type ATP synthase subunit I: MNKYSFVIFHKEYHDFLLKLRSLGVVHIQESKNPKEIKELQDLLNLRKEITQVRHNVASFGTDVKLEEEKVELSDDFTEEIGQKVLAEAKELLDKKNRLDQEFLAKNKEYTDVEVWGDYDVEQVSKLRKAGYVIDFYVTSKSNYSPDWVNEFNAIEVTSDKSQVHFITINKFDDDYERPKADIVKAPVKSLSTLDHEQKVIIEEQKEVVGQLKQFADHKANLLAQYDIYLDNKFSFSNAILQADLQAENALMVLEGWVPEDKALSMENALSQNNYYFHKMEIIEGEKVPIKLKNNKVTKLFEPLTKMFSLPNYYELDPTPLFAPFFMLFFGMCFGDGGYGLFVLVLCTLLKIKAKPDKKPILGLMQWLGGSAFVVGMLMGSFFGVTLGYAKPEDYFLNQNNLMILSLIIGLIQILYGKVLAAIKVKKQKGIKYSLSRFAWVVVILCSLLALAFPKLAPTAPSMIGNVLWGVALAGLLVAYFYNTPGKNIFINFGTGLWDTYNNASGLLGDTLSYIRLFAIGLTGSILGGVFNQLAVVQTESMPILARIPVMLIILVVGHAINFGLAMIGSLVHPLRLTYVEFYKNSEFEGGGNQYEPFRNKKTNN, translated from the coding sequence ATGAACAAATACTCTTTTGTAATTTTCCATAAAGAGTATCATGACTTTTTATTAAAGCTTCGGAGTTTAGGCGTAGTGCATATTCAGGAGTCTAAGAACCCTAAAGAAATTAAAGAATTACAGGATCTGCTCAATCTTCGTAAGGAGATTACCCAAGTCAGGCATAATGTTGCTTCTTTCGGAACCGACGTTAAACTTGAAGAGGAAAAAGTAGAACTTTCTGATGACTTTACAGAGGAAATAGGCCAAAAGGTCTTAGCCGAGGCTAAAGAATTGCTCGATAAAAAGAATCGTTTGGATCAGGAGTTCCTTGCCAAGAACAAAGAATATACAGATGTTGAGGTATGGGGAGACTATGATGTAGAGCAAGTATCAAAACTTCGTAAAGCAGGGTATGTCATTGACTTTTATGTGACATCCAAATCAAATTATTCCCCTGATTGGGTCAATGAGTTCAATGCTATAGAGGTAACTAGCGATAAGTCTCAGGTACACTTCATCACCATCAATAAATTTGATGATGACTATGAACGTCCCAAGGCTGATATTGTGAAAGCTCCTGTCAAAAGTCTTTCTACTCTTGACCATGAGCAAAAGGTAATTATTGAGGAGCAAAAAGAAGTCGTTGGGCAGCTTAAGCAATTTGCTGATCATAAAGCCAATCTCTTAGCTCAGTATGATATTTACCTCGATAATAAATTTTCTTTCAGCAATGCTATCTTACAGGCTGATCTTCAAGCAGAAAATGCGTTGATGGTTCTGGAAGGTTGGGTGCCTGAGGATAAAGCCTTATCAATGGAGAATGCATTGAGCCAAAATAATTATTATTTCCATAAAATGGAGATAATAGAGGGGGAAAAAGTGCCTATTAAACTCAAAAATAATAAGGTTACAAAGCTCTTTGAACCTCTAACCAAGATGTTCTCTTTGCCTAATTATTATGAGTTGGATCCCACCCCTTTATTTGCGCCTTTCTTTATGCTTTTCTTTGGTATGTGCTTTGGTGATGGCGGATATGGACTGTTTGTATTAGTTCTCTGCACATTACTCAAAATCAAGGCTAAACCTGATAAAAAGCCTATTTTGGGACTTATGCAATGGTTGGGCGGTTCTGCCTTTGTGGTGGGTATGCTTATGGGATCCTTTTTTGGTGTCACATTGGGATATGCCAAACCGGAAGACTATTTCCTCAATCAGAACAATCTGATGATTCTGTCCCTTATAATAGGACTTATTCAGATATTGTACGGAAAAGTTCTTGCTGCCATCAAGGTAAAAAAACAGAAGGGTATCAAATACAGCCTTTCTCGTTTTGCTTGGGTGGTTGTAATTCTATGTTCTTTACTTGCTTTGGCTTTCCCAAAGCTTGCCCCTACAGCTCCTTCTATGATAGGAAATGTATTGTGGGGAGTAGCATTAGCAGGTTTGTTAGTGGCTTATTTTTACAATACACCCGGAAAAAACATATTTATCAATTTCGGCACAGGGCTTTGGGATACTTACAACAATGCATCCGGATTATTGGGCGATACCTTATCTTACATCCGATTGTTTGCTATCGGCCTTACCGGCTCTATTCTTGGGGGGGTATTTAATCAGTTGGCAGTCGTACAAACGGAGTCGATGCCTATTCTTGCCCGCATACCTGTGATGCTTATTATCCTTGTTGTGGGGCATGCTATAAATTTTGGTTTAGCTATGATCGGATCTTTGGTACACCCGCTTCGTCTTACCTATGTAGAGTTTTACAAGAATAGTGAGTTTGAGGGTGGGGGTAATCAATACGAACCTTTTAGAAATAAAAAAACAAATAATTAA
- a CDS encoding DUF2764 family protein — MANYYALVSGLPDISVEQRKMPFSQKDFGEELKDVLTSYDYKSFRLLELEQFNRHLLKILPDKEKNIDLDAIQTTTQESVPHSDEDSEQDVYFDSNQINTIISFYMQGMKPPLYKNLPSYVYTFLDYEYSEKEDGEREHDPLKVLSPEDRLSMLYYEYAIKQSNDFVSDWFKLNLNIKNILAVYTCRKLGWDPNQFIIGDSHIEKQLRTSSSKDFGLSEELDYLPSIIQIAEETDITRRERMLDLFRWNWIEEKYFRNVFGIEHVLGYYLQLGIIERWVNLNEVKGEETFRKIVYSLKQESRKSLDEFKRKQQK, encoded by the coding sequence ATGGCTAATTACTATGCGTTAGTTTCCGGTCTTCCAGATATTTCAGTAGAACAAAGAAAGATGCCTTTTTCTCAAAAGGATTTCGGTGAGGAGCTCAAAGATGTTCTGACGAGTTATGATTATAAAAGCTTTAGACTTCTTGAGCTGGAGCAATTCAATAGACACTTGTTGAAGATACTGCCGGATAAGGAAAAGAATATAGATTTAGACGCTATACAAACAACCACGCAAGAATCTGTACCTCACTCTGATGAAGATTCTGAACAAGATGTTTATTTTGATTCTAATCAAATCAATACCATAATATCTTTCTATATGCAAGGGATGAAACCTCCTTTGTATAAAAACCTGCCCTCTTACGTGTATACTTTCTTAGATTATGAGTACTCTGAAAAAGAAGACGGAGAGAGAGAGCATGATCCCCTTAAAGTCCTTTCTCCTGAAGATAGGCTTTCCATGCTATACTATGAATACGCCATTAAACAATCCAATGATTTTGTTTCAGATTGGTTCAAACTCAATCTCAATATAAAAAACATATTGGCTGTTTATACTTGTCGTAAGTTAGGGTGGGATCCCAATCAATTTATTATAGGAGATTCGCACATTGAAAAACAATTGAGAACATCTTCTTCCAAAGATTTTGGGTTGAGTGAAGAGCTTGATTATTTGCCTTCTATAATACAGATTGCAGAGGAGACGGATATTACTCGCCGCGAAAGAATGCTAGATTTATTTAGATGGAATTGGATTGAGGAAAAATACTTCAGAAATGTATTTGGTATAGAGCATGTGTTGGGGTATTATTTGCAGCTTGGTATTATTGAGAGGTGGGTTAATCTCAATGAAGTTAAGGGAGAAGAAACTTTTAGAAAAATAGTTTACTCTCTGAAACAGGAAAGTCGCAAGTCCTTAGATGAATTTAAACGTAAACAACAGAAATAA
- a CDS encoding lipoate--protein ligase family protein: MFYFLSPSTDPYYNLSIEELLYKKYTHVDVIVILWINSPSVIIGKYQNPWSEVNLCFTEDKGIPVIRRISGGGTVYHDLNNLNFTVIKNQIDNEPLDLKEFTTPIHTLLHKLGVHSTRSERGDILIDGKKICGTAQAFKKKRMLYHGCLLFDSVLDDLRQALKPSIIPTASKAVSSVKSPVDNILPHLKSHMTISAFRDLLLDEYQSFYGALSSYHPSEEENDEIKDKLSSRYKSWEWNFGQTPTFTAQFENATNIAVTLEIRNGLVKNQEYDAGNGVELIGRKFTPELLCL; encoded by the coding sequence ATGTTTTATTTTCTTAGTCCATCCACTGATCCGTATTATAATCTCAGCATTGAAGAGTTACTTTATAAAAAGTACACGCATGTCGATGTGATTGTGATATTATGGATCAACAGTCCATCAGTTATTATAGGTAAATATCAAAATCCGTGGAGTGAGGTCAATTTGTGCTTCACTGAGGATAAAGGGATACCTGTAATAAGAAGAATTTCCGGCGGAGGCACAGTATACCATGATCTTAATAATCTGAATTTCACTGTCATCAAGAATCAGATTGATAACGAGCCTTTGGATCTCAAAGAATTTACTACCCCAATACATACATTACTCCACAAGTTAGGAGTACACTCTACTCGAAGTGAACGAGGAGATATTCTCATTGATGGAAAGAAGATCTGTGGTACCGCACAAGCTTTTAAGAAGAAAAGAATGCTCTATCATGGTTGTCTATTGTTCGATTCTGTTTTGGATGACCTCAGACAAGCACTCAAACCATCAATTATACCTACAGCTTCCAAAGCGGTAAGCTCTGTAAAAAGCCCTGTCGATAATATCTTACCGCATCTTAAATCTCACATGACAATATCTGCTTTTAGAGATCTGTTATTAGACGAATATCAGTCTTTTTACGGAGCTTTGTCATCATACCATCCTTCAGAAGAAGAGAATGATGAGATCAAAGATAAACTCTCGAGCAGGTATAAATCTTGGGAATGGAATTTTGGACAGACTCCGACCTTTACAGCTCAATTTGAAAATGCTACAAATATTGCCGTAACGTTAGAAATAAGAAATGGACTTGTAAAAAATCAGGAGTATGATGCGGGCAATGGGGTAGAACTCATCGGTCGTAAATTTACCCCCGAATTATTATGCTTATAG
- a CDS encoding endonuclease/exonuclease/phosphatase family protein, with the protein MKLELKFIRLFFILLPLLSIGCSQQEDDFVLGKNSKEDASNHSFLKTQSNTIKVATYNLHMFLEPVLFEDGMRQKAIVDFVRKDLRSNDVLFFSEVWSDYVKNEMAESLKDIYPYSIHSNAVNINQGDGLLILSKFPIMENHFSVFRKGKGFDWFTPKGFHKTRFSTPYGDFYSFFTHTQADEDKAGTRKMQFEQMKQSMQDLNGVPAMIVGDLNVIGDVSAEYKDIVKGFFSNFKDSYRETNPDTTKSPGFSYDNTINDLADYFFPVKKYGASRQRLDYFLVSDGLEPVSAAINNRCMYNSPSLHKEAPCSDHYALEATLLLKKKIQLDNKYTANNYEEAKRNIDGFLSSYGTGSTARIIVHNKTKEDLLFKNKTSWYNSTFYTSPTSIPAGKYGVVLATHNTGQATGVFNQLSYLIRGKNISFGTYVPWSWAYTNNILVEFGEITQQNLEHNSTRPEIKKTKDNIRLTGKTSKGDSPLIEFTVEEI; encoded by the coding sequence ATGAAATTAGAATTGAAATTTATACGTTTGTTTTTCATTCTCTTACCCTTATTGAGTATTGGCTGTAGCCAACAAGAGGATGACTTTGTTTTAGGTAAAAACTCAAAAGAAGATGCAAGTAATCACTCGTTTCTGAAAACTCAAAGTAATACTATAAAAGTAGCTACCTATAATCTTCATATGTTTCTGGAGCCCGTTCTTTTTGAAGACGGAATGAGGCAAAAAGCGATTGTAGACTTTGTAAGAAAAGACCTGCGCTCCAATGACGTTTTGTTTTTTTCTGAAGTATGGAGTGACTATGTTAAGAATGAAATGGCTGAATCCCTGAAGGATATTTATCCTTATTCTATACATTCCAATGCTGTAAATATAAATCAGGGAGATGGCTTGCTGATCCTCTCAAAATTTCCAATTATGGAAAATCATTTTAGTGTATTTCGTAAGGGAAAGGGCTTTGATTGGTTTACTCCCAAAGGGTTTCACAAAACTCGTTTTTCTACTCCTTACGGTGACTTTTACTCCTTTTTTACCCATACTCAAGCTGATGAGGATAAAGCAGGAACCCGCAAAATGCAGTTTGAACAGATGAAACAGTCTATGCAGGATCTCAATGGTGTACCTGCTATGATTGTAGGAGATTTGAATGTCATAGGCGATGTATCTGCCGAATATAAGGATATTGTAAAAGGCTTTTTCTCGAATTTTAAAGACTCATATAGAGAGACAAATCCTGATACTACAAAATCACCGGGTTTCTCATATGACAATACTATCAATGATTTGGCTGATTACTTTTTCCCCGTAAAGAAATATGGTGCATCACGTCAACGCCTCGACTATTTCTTGGTTTCTGATGGATTAGAACCTGTATCCGCAGCAATTAACAATCGCTGTATGTATAATTCTCCTTCACTCCATAAAGAAGCTCCGTGTTCTGATCATTATGCTTTGGAAGCAACATTGCTTTTGAAGAAAAAAATACAATTGGATAATAAATACACCGCGAATAACTATGAGGAGGCCAAAAGAAATATTGATGGTTTCCTGTCTTCATACGGGACCGGTTCTACTGCACGTATCATTGTTCATAATAAAACAAAAGAGGATCTTTTATTTAAAAATAAAACCTCATGGTACAACAGTACTTTCTATACCTCACCCACATCGATACCTGCGGGTAAATACGGAGTAGTACTGGCTACACACAATACTGGGCAAGCTACCGGAGTCTTCAATCAGCTTTCATATCTAATTAGAGGTAAAAATATAAGCTTTGGTACCTACGTTCCATGGTCTTGGGCGTATACCAATAATATTTTGGTTGAGTTCGGTGAAATCACCCAACAAAATTTGGAGCATAATAGTACTCGTCCTGAAATCAAAAAAACAAAAGATAACATCAGGCTGACGGGTAAAACGTCCAAAGGCGACAGTCCTTTGATTGAGTTTACCGTTGAGGAAATATAG
- a CDS encoding V-type ATP synthase subunit D, translated as MAIKFQYNKTSLQQQEKNLKMRVRTLPTIKSKESALRVQVKQTKREVDRLEQQLEQEIQGYQSMVSLWDEFNPELISVNSVDLSTKKIAGVVIPVLDHIHYDVKPFSLFNSPSWYAEGIDLLKSLATTGVEAEFLRLKLEFLEHARKKTTQKVNLFEKVQIPGYQDAIRKIKRFLEDEESLSKSAQKIMRANLEKKYEKIEEASL; from the coding sequence ATGGCGATAAAGTTTCAATATAATAAAACATCTCTTCAGCAACAGGAAAAGAACCTGAAAATGCGTGTGCGAACCCTGCCTACAATCAAGAGCAAGGAGAGTGCTTTGCGTGTTCAGGTGAAGCAGACCAAAAGAGAGGTTGACCGATTGGAACAGCAGCTTGAGCAGGAAATTCAAGGTTACCAAAGCATGGTGAGTTTGTGGGATGAGTTTAATCCGGAGCTTATATCAGTCAATAGTGTAGATTTGTCTACAAAGAAGATTGCCGGAGTGGTCATTCCTGTTTTGGATCATATACATTATGATGTAAAGCCTTTTAGCCTTTTCAACTCACCTTCGTGGTATGCAGAGGGGATTGATCTCCTCAAGAGTTTGGCCACTACAGGTGTTGAGGCTGAGTTTTTGCGACTAAAGCTGGAGTTTCTGGAGCATGCACGTAAGAAAACTACTCAAAAGGTCAATCTTTTTGAGAAAGTGCAGATTCCCGGTTACCAAGATGCTATTCGAAAGATCAAGCGTTTCCTTGAAGATGAAGAGAGTCTTTCCAAATCAGCTCAAAAGATTATGAGGGCAAATTTGGAAAAGAAATACGAAAAAATTGAGGAGGCTTCATTATGA
- a CDS encoding ATPase: protein MNEMLAYLGVALMVGLTGIGSSIGVTICGNSVVGAMRKNPDSLGLYIALSALPSSQGLYGFVGFFMASSLIGKLVAAQALGAVAAWAIFGAGLALGVVGLFSAIRQSQVCANGIQAIGSGHNVFSATMVMAVFPELYAILALLVSILIFNSVPGMVGMA, encoded by the coding sequence ATGAACGAAATGTTGGCTTATTTAGGAGTTGCACTTATGGTCGGACTTACCGGTATAGGTAGTAGTATTGGTGTAACTATCTGCGGTAACTCTGTTGTTGGTGCTATGAGAAAGAATCCTGATTCTTTGGGTCTTTACATTGCTTTGAGCGCATTACCAAGTTCTCAGGGTCTTTATGGTTTCGTTGGTTTCTTTATGGCTTCATCGCTGATCGGTAAGTTGGTTGCTGCTCAAGCACTGGGAGCTGTGGCTGCATGGGCAATTTTCGGAGCCGGTTTGGCTTTGGGTGTTGTTGGCCTTTTCTCAGCCATTCGCCAGTCTCAGGTTTGTGCCAATGGTATTCAGGCTATCGGATCAGGACACAATGTCTTCTCTGCTACAATGGTGATGGCCGTATTCCCTGAGCTGTATGCTATTTTGGCTTTGCTTGTGTCTATCCTTATCTTCAACTCTGTACCGGGTATGGTCGGTATGGCATAA
- a CDS encoding chromate transporter, with amino-acid sequence MNESVPYFKLFTTFFKIGGFTFGGGYAMLPLIQVEIVDKHHWMEQKDFLDLFAMSQSLPGVFAVNISIFTGYKLRGFKGAFLAALGTTLPSFLIILSIAIFFAQFNQNPVVERIFKGIRPVVIAMIAAPVFVMWKTMKMKKTAVWIPALSALLVWLLGISPIIIIIAGAIGGLIYTFYIQHKINRV; translated from the coding sequence ATGAACGAAAGTGTACCTTATTTCAAATTATTTACCACTTTTTTCAAAATAGGTGGTTTTACCTTTGGCGGAGGTTATGCTATGCTTCCCCTTATACAGGTGGAAATTGTCGATAAGCATCATTGGATGGAGCAGAAGGATTTTTTGGATCTCTTTGCCATGTCACAGTCATTGCCGGGGGTATTTGCCGTAAATATTTCCATATTCACAGGATATAAACTAAGGGGCTTCAAAGGAGCTTTTCTGGCTGCACTAGGCACAACATTGCCTTCTTTTCTGATTATTCTTTCTATCGCCATCTTTTTTGCCCAATTCAATCAGAATCCTGTGGTCGAAAGGATATTTAAGGGCATTAGACCGGTAGTTATTGCTATGATAGCAGCTCCGGTATTTGTGATGTGGAAAACAATGAAAATGAAAAAAACGGCTGTATGGATCCCCGCCTTGTCGGCATTGCTTGTATGGTTATTAGGCATTTCGCCTATTATCATCATTATTGCAGGAGCAATAGGTGGACTCATTTATACATTTTATATTCAACACAAAATCAATAGGGTATAG
- a CDS encoding V-type ATP synthase subunit B: MATKAFQKIYTKITNITKATCMLKATGVGNEELATINGRLAQVVKIMGDEVTLQVFGGTEAIPTNAEVIFMGKAPSLKVGDQLAGRFFNAYGDPIDGGPAVDGNEVEIGGPSVNPVRRKQPSELIATGIAGIDLNNTLVTGQKIPFFADPDQPFNEVMAMVALRAQSDKIILGGMGMTNDDYLFFKNTFSNAGALDRIVSFINTTEQPSVERLLIPDMALTAAEYFAVEKNEKVLVLLTDMTNYADALAIVSNRMDQIPSKDSMPGSLYSDLAKIYEKAVQFPEGGSITIIAVTTLSGGDITHAVPDNTGYITEGQLYLRRDANVGKVIVDPFRSLSRLKQLVIGKKTREDHPQVMNAAVRLFSDAANAQTKMENGFDLTDYDNRTLKFADDYATELLAIDVNLNTTEMLDTAWDLFSKYFKPTEVNIKQQLVDKYWKENA, translated from the coding sequence ATGGCTACAAAAGCGTTTCAAAAGATATATACCAAAATCACCAATATTACCAAGGCTACTTGTATGCTCAAGGCTACCGGCGTTGGTAATGAAGAGCTTGCTACAATCAATGGCCGTTTGGCACAGGTAGTAAAGATTATGGGGGATGAGGTAACTTTGCAGGTATTTGGTGGTACTGAAGCTATCCCTACGAATGCCGAAGTTATTTTTATGGGGAAAGCTCCTTCACTCAAAGTTGGTGATCAGTTGGCCGGTCGTTTCTTCAATGCATATGGAGATCCTATTGATGGCGGCCCAGCTGTTGATGGTAATGAAGTAGAAATCGGAGGTCCTTCAGTAAACCCTGTCCGACGTAAACAACCTTCAGAGCTTATTGCTACAGGTATTGCGGGTATTGACCTGAACAATACATTGGTTACCGGTCAGAAAATACCTTTCTTTGCCGATCCTGACCAGCCTTTCAATGAGGTAATGGCCATGGTAGCATTGAGAGCTCAGAGTGATAAGATCATTCTTGGTGGTATGGGTATGACCAATGATGATTATCTATTTTTCAAAAATACATTTAGTAATGCCGGAGCTCTGGATCGTATTGTAAGTTTTATCAATACTACAGAACAACCATCCGTTGAGCGATTACTTATCCCTGACATGGCACTTACTGCAGCAGAGTACTTTGCTGTGGAGAAAAATGAGAAGGTGCTTGTGTTACTAACAGACATGACCAACTATGCCGATGCTTTAGCAATCGTATCCAATAGAATGGATCAAATTCCATCTAAAGACTCTATGCCGGGTTCTCTTTATTCTGACTTGGCCAAGATTTATGAAAAGGCTGTACAGTTTCCTGAAGGCGGCTCTATTACTATTATTGCAGTTACTACACTTTCAGGAGGGGATATTACCCATGCTGTTCCTGATAATACCGGTTACATCACAGAAGGACAGTTGTATCTAAGACGTGATGCTAATGTGGGTAAAGTTATTGTGGATCCGTTCAGAAGTTTGTCTCGTCTCAAACAACTTGTAATTGGTAAGAAAACAAGAGAAGATCATCCGCAGGTTATGAATGCCGCTGTACGTTTGTTCTCTGATGCTGCCAATGCTCAAACAAAGATGGAGAATGGTTTCGATTTGACAGACTATGACAACAGAACATTGAAATTTGCCGATGACTATGCAACAGAGTTGCTCGCTATCGACGTCAATCTGAATACCACCGAAATGTTGGATACAGCTTGGGATCTGTTCTCAAAGTATTTCAAACCCACAGAAGTCAATATCAAGCAGCAGCTTGTAGATAAATACTGGAAAGAAAACGCTTGA